One Bemisia tabaci chromosome 7, PGI_BMITA_v3 DNA window includes the following coding sequences:
- the LOC109042088 gene encoding ATP-dependent DNA helicase PIF1-like yields MSHKKCVEALDRSLQDIRNNNLPMGGITVLFSGDFRQTLPVIPSGTPADEINACLKSSHLWKKMVVLHLSKNMRVHVGSEKNMEEFAQILLEMGNGTRYEVDDRIVLDDNTCVVVNQINELIAKIYPNMKKIQSIHYSWFKERAILSARNEDVLEINNLCLKNIESPENTYLSIDSTTEIENAVHYPVEFLNTLNPAGCPPHTLHLKVGVPIMLLRNLKPPKLCNGTRLIIIALHKYLIEAKIITGPNEGETVFIPKIPVIPSNLPFQFKRFQFPVKLCFAISINKSQGQTIKTVGVDLRHDCFSHGQVYVAFSRVSSPENLFVLQPTCKTKNIVYKQVLC; encoded by the coding sequence ATGTCACATAAAAAATGCGTAGAGGCATTAGACCGTTCTCTCCAAGATATTCGCAATAACAATCTACCAATGGGAGGAATTACAGTTCTATTCTCTGGCGATTTTAGGCAAACACTTCCTGTCATTCCATCAGGAACACCAGCAGACGAAATCAATGCTTGCTTAAAGTCATCTCACCTTTGGAAGAAGATGGTAGTTTTACATTTATCCAAAAATATGAGGGTTCATGTAGggtctgaaaaaaatatggaggAATTTGCTCAAATTTTGTTGGAGATGGGCAACGGCACAAGGTATGAAGTTGACGATAGAATTGTGTTGGATGATAACACGTGTGTAGTTGTTAATCAAATTAATGAGTTAATTGCAAAAATTTATcccaacatgaaaaaaattcaatcaattcaTTATTCATGGTTTAAAGAAAGAGCAATTTTGTCTGCCAGGAATGAAGACGTTCTTGAAATTAACAActtatgtttgaaaaatattgaatctcCGGAAAATACTTACTTATCAATTGATTCAACAACTGAGATTGAAAATGCAGTTCACTATCctgttgaatttttaaacactttGAATCCTGCTGGTTGTCCTCCACATACATTGCATTTAAAGGTTGGTGTACCCATTATGCTTTTAAGAAATCTAAAACCTCCTAAATTGTGCAATGGTACCAGATTAATTATTATTGCTTTACATAAGTACttaattgaagcaaaaataattACAGGCCCAAATGAAGGAGAAACTGTATTCATTCCCAAAATTCCTGTAATTCCATCAAACTTGCCGTTCCAATTTAAGCGGTTTCAATTCCCTGTGAAACTTTGTTTTGCGATCAGCATAAATAAATCACAAGGTCAAACGATAAAAACAGTTGGTGTAGATCTAAGACATGATTGCTTTTCACATGGACAGGTATACGTAGCTTTTTCAAGAGTTAGTTCTccagaaaatttgtttgttcTACAACCAACTtgtaaaaccaaaaatattgtttataaacaagttttatgttaa